From the genome of Treponema peruense:
TATAATTTCGCGCACGTCAACTATCTCATAGCCGCTGTCAAGAATTGAGGCTATAAGATAATTGATTTTTTCAAATACATATTCACTTCTGGCTTTTCCGCTTTTTCCTACGTTAACAGAAAGAACTGTTCCGTCAGAAAGTGAACTGAGTATTTTTTCTATGGAACTTTCGCAGTCATTTTCTGCAGAAAGGGCATTCACGTATCTGTAGCCTGCATCACTTCCGGCTTTGCGCATAAGTTCACTTGAACGGTATTCAGGAGCGTGCCACAAAAGTGCAAGTTCTTTTCCTGTAGCAGAAAAAAATTCATCTTCGTTCCTGACAAGACCGCGCCTTATAAAATCTGCATCAATTGCAAAATCATCCGATACAAGATTTGCATTTGAATAAAATCCGGATGCACAGTCTGCACCATAAGCAAGCTGGACTGTTTCCAAAGGATAGCGCCGTATAAATTCACCGTTAATAAAAAATGTAGTTTTTATTCCGTAAAAATTTACAGAGTTCAGCACAAAGGCAACTCCGTCTGCGCTGTCAGTTGCATCAAAAACAAGGGCTATTTTTTTTGCATCAGGTTTTTCTTCATCTGTTTCAGGAAAAACAGAATATGTTGTAGTTCCTCCAGAAAGTGAACGTACATAAATTGCATTGTCAAAAAGTTTATTCAAAGAAGTTCCCGTAAACACTCTGAACTTTCCATTTTTTTCTGAAAAAATTTCTGTACCAGAATTCAGTTTTGCTTCTGACCAGACAGAAGATGCTTCTTTATAAAAATATTTTTTTCCGGAAGAGACAGCGTAAACAGAATCTCTTTCCCAACCGCAGTTTTGTGCCGAAGAAAGGAACAGAAAAGAAGATTCAGTCTTTGCAGACTCAGAAGACGGGACTCTAAAAACTCTTACAGAATTTTCACCGCCTGCAATAAGATTTCTTGAGTCGCGCCATGCAAGTGAATGTATTTCTTCACCTGCAACTTCTGTTCTGGGTTTCTGGCTGAGTGCATCAAAGATACACAGTTTTTTGGGGCCGGAATATGCAACAAATCTTCTGTCCGGAGACAAAACCGGCGCGACAGAATTTTCTGTTTCAAAAAGTCTTGCCATCCTGTCGAAAAGAGTAAAAAGTGAACTCACCTTTTTTCCGGAAGAATAACTTATCATGTCAATCCAAAGCAGAGGTTTTCTTTCTGAAGTCCAGAATACATCGTAAGAAAACGGATTTCCGCCAAGTGCAGACAAAGGATAAATTGCATTTATTTTTGCGTAATCGTATCCAACCGACCCGAGCGTACAATATGTTATGAGATTGTTTCCGGTTATTGTAATAATCTGAGTGCCGTTCGGGTCACAAAAGAATTTGTCATGCATGGAATCAAATGCAGAAGAAAGCCTTCCTACAATTGTTCCGTTTCCTACAAGCGATGCATAAAGTCCGCGCGTATAAAGTTCGTTGCCGTATATTCTGTAAATTATGTCGCCGTTGATATAAAGAATATCACCTTCTTCGGTCCATCTTACGCAGTCAATGTAACCCTGCCCGATTCTGCGGTAACTTTCAGAAAGACGCACATTTTTAAACAACGATTCAGGCGTTTCAAAATAAATGCTTCCGTTGTTTTCGTAAAGAAGAAAGCGACTGTCAGGTGACCAGCGTATATTGACATCACTTCCGCCAAGAGTCTGAGAGTCAACAAGAATTCTTTCTTCCATAGCAACGGCATTCATTATCACAAGACTTCCGCGGCAGATTCCGTCTGCCCTTACAAAACAAATCCACCTGCCGTCAGGACTTACGCTCTGTGAATTTACGGCAGAATATCCAACAGGAAGTTTTTCTGCACGGGAAATCCATGTTAACTTATCTTCACTAAACGAATACCATGCTGTTCCGTAACGGTTTCTTACCTGAAGATTTTTTCCTTCATCAAGAACTTCCATTTTTTCGGGAAAACATGTTAAAATTTTTGGTGAATCAAGAGTAGAGTTTTTTCCAAGTTTTGTAAGGAATACACTCTCATATTTTTTTGTTCCCGGAATATCATTTTTGACGGTAAACAAAAGTGCGTCTTTACTTCCAAGACTCAAATCAGAAAACAATACACCGGCATGAGCCTTAAAGCCCACCCCGGTACAGAGAACTACAGAAAGAAAAGCGCTGATTATTTTTATTCTTGCATTCATTGTTTTACCATCACTTGAGCACTGTCGCTGGATCCACCAGTCTTCCGTTTTTGTAAACAGAAAAATGCAGATGCGGTCCGGTAGAATATCCTGTACTTCCTACAAGACCGATTTTTGTTCCAACAGAAACTTCGTCGCCCTTTGAAACAAGAATTTTGCTCATATGCGCGTACAAAGTCTGATATCCGTCAAAGTGTCTTATTATAACATAATTTCCGTAAATTTTATGGAAGCCGGCAGCAGCAACTGTTCCGTTCATTGCAGGGCGGATTGAAGTTCCCGTAGGACAGGCCATATCAATTCCGGTATGATGCGAATCAACTCCGGAAAAAGGATCTTTTCTGTAACCGAACTTTGATGTAAGACGCCACCGTACAGTAAGAGGACAGATAAATGTTTCACCCATAGCGCGGCGCAGAGTATTTTTGTCAAGACGTGCACCGGGAATGTAAAGCTGTGAGCCGGTTTTAAGAACATCAGAAGCCATATCGTTAACATCAAGAATGTCTTCTATGCTTACACCGTATCTTGAGGAAATCGACCCCAGACTTTCTCCTGATGAAACTGTATGAACAAGACCGTCCACCGAAGGAATACGTATTTTTGTTCCAGATCGTACAGATCTTACATTGTCAATTTTATTTACAGCAATAAGGGTAGAAATATTTGAAAGACCAAACTTAAGGCTGATTCCACTGATTGTATCTCCGGGTCTTACAGTATATTCAGAAAAAACAACGGGTTCCTTAAACGAAGCTTTTGCAGAAACAGGAAGCCCGTTTTCTGAAAAAACATTTCCGTCTGTGTCAAAATAGCCGATTCTTTCAAATGCAAAATCGGTCATTGCAGAGTCAAGAAAGACATAATTGTCTGCGGCAGAAATCCCCAGATCTACGCGGCGTGCAAATCCTTCAGAAAAAGAAAGAAGTACAGAAACAATAAACGGAACAAAAGCCGCAAGCGCAATAAACGGAATTACAGAAGCGTGGCTTTTTATAAAAGAACGCAATTTTCTTGCGGCAAGAACACAGCGTCCTTCTGCTTCACTCAGAAAAGAATGAAAATTAAAATAACGCAGACTTCGGTTCAATGAAACAGAATGTGCAGCAACAGAACGTGAAGTGTGTCTTGCTCCTGAAGCCTTTCCAAAAGAAAAATTCAGAAAAGAACGGTTTTCAAATCTTTTTCCATAGCCCGAAAAATCAGAACAGTTTATTATTTCCATGCTTAGTGTATCGACATAAAACATTTTCCATATTAGAATAAATTCAAATTGATGGGAGAAGAATGTCAAAACTACTTAAAACCGCCGTAAAATGCGCATTTCTAGGATTTGCCGCGGGTCTTTTTCTAAAACTGTTTGCAGTTGATATTCTGACTGTCAGCGGAAAGTCCATGCTTCCGACTTTAAGGGACGGACAGACAATCGCAGTAAGCAAACTTGCCTACGGTCCTGTAAAACCGTTCGGTGACAGCGTTTTTTTTAACTGGAACAAACCAAAGGTCAATGACATAATAACTTACCTGCACGACGGAAATCTTGTTGTAAAACGGTGCGCTGCTGTTTCGGGCAATACACTGGAATTTTCATTGAATTCGGGCTATAATCTCATTGTGGGAAGTAAAAAATATCCTCTTTCTGAAAACCAGTACCATCTTCTCTGCCGCACGGATCGTGTTCCCGAAGGAACTGTTCTGGCTTTGGGCGACAATCCCGCACAGTCCGTAGACTCAAGGGCATACGGTTTTGTTCCTGAAAAAAATGTAATAGGCAGGGTTATCATAAAATGACAGGATTCTTCAGGAAAGGCAGGGTTATTTTCTGTCTTGTATTCTGCGCCGCCATAATGATTGTTGTTTATGCAAAATTTTTCTCACTTGCTCTCGGCAAGCAGCCGGCTCCCAGGGTCAGAGTTCCTGTTGTAGAAAGGGGTGCAATTGTTGACAGAAACGGCAAGCAGCTCGCTGTCCAGACAGACTTTTTCCACATTGGCGTTACACCAAGCAAAATACGCTCCCCGGAAACATTTTCCCTTCTTGTTGCAGGAACACTCGAAATGGATCCTGCAGAAATAGAATCAAAAATCAGAACAGCCACAAACCCGAATTTTACCTACATCAAAAAAAAGATTTCAAGAGCACAGCGTGATGAACTGCAGAAAATTCTGTCTGAATCAGAATTTGCCGATTTTGTTAAATTCGACAAAATTCCAGGTCGCATTTATCCCGAAAACAGTCTTGCCAGCCAGCTTATAGGATACATGGGAGATGCAGGACGGGGCTTAAGCGGAATAGAATACTCGCAGCAGTCGGTTCTTCAGCCTGAACCAAAACCCGGGGAAACAGGAACAATCCACGGTGACAACATTTATCTTACCATAGACGCAGATCTTCAGTACAAGCTCGAAAAAATTGCAAAAAACGCGATGGAAACAACAATGGCAGAAAACATAATGCTTATTGCCGCCAATGCCGTAAACGGTGAAATTCTTTCGTACGTGAGCCTGCCTTCTGCAAACCTTAATGCCTACTCTTTTGCAGACAAAGAAGAAACAATAGACAGACCTGCAGTTGCGGCCTATGAACCGGGAAGTGTATTCAAGATATTTTCAGTGGCGTCTTTTCTGGATGCAGGTTCAATTACACCTGACGACAGTTTTCTCTGCGATGGAATCTACCAGAGAAAGACAAACCTTGGCGAAACAATTACGATAAAATGTCTTGACCACCACGGCTGGATCAATGCAAGAACCGCGCTCAAATATTCCTGCAACGACGCACTTGCACAGATGAGTGAAAGAATGGAAACAAACACTTTTCTTTCGTATATAAGAAAATTCGGGTTCGGTGAACGTACAGGTGTAGAACTTCCTGCAGAAACACGCGGTTCTGTAAAAAATGTGAATGACCGGTACTGGTCTGCACGAAGCAAACCCACGATGTCTATAGGACAGGAAATAAGCGTAAGTGCACTGCAAATGGTTCAGGCTGCTACAGCTTTGGCAAATGGCGGTGTTCCGATTCAGCTGACTGTAATACAGAGAATAACCGATGTAGACGGCAACATAAAATACATTCACAAACCGCAGACAAAAGAACGTGTTCTGAACGCTGCATCTGCACAATATCTTTTAAGCTGCATGGAAACAACTGCAAAAAGCGGTACAGGAACACGGGCAGCACTCGGTGATATTTCAATAGGCGTAAAAACCGGAACAGCTCAGATGGCAGACACAGTACACGGTGGTTACAGCGACACGGACTTTCTTTCAAACTGTATGGCCATTTTTCCTATAGAAAAGCCCGAGATAATTCTTTATATAGTAATAGAAAAGGCAAAAGGAGAAACCTACGCCGGAAGAATTGTAGCCCCTGTAATTGCAGAGGCCGCCGACGAAATAATTGACCATCTTGGAATGACAAGAAACGGTGCGGCAAGCCTTGAACATTCAGGAAAAATCACAATAAAAGACAATGCTCCACTCGCCCTTGTTCCAGGAAGACCCATGCCAAACTTTCTGGGGCGGCCAAAATGCGACATAATTCCCCTTCTTGAAACAGCCAATATAAAAATTACCGGTGAAGGATGGGTCGTGGCACAAAACCCGCAGCCGGGAATGCCATACACGGAGAATACAGAGATTGAGCTCACTTTTGAATAAAAACCTCAAGCTTCTCAAAGAAAGATTCCCCGGTCTTTCAGAATTATGGCAGGACTGTACACCGGCACCGTTACAGATTGTAAGTGCAAAAAACGGTCAGCCGACGGTTATAGAAAACAATATTCCCCTTCACTCAAAATACAATCCGCAAAAAGAAGCCGAAGAGGCAGTAAAAGCCTTTGACGAAAACAAATATTCTGCTGCCGTATTTCTGGGATTCGGGCTGGGTTATGCACCGGTGGCCTTTGCAAAACGTTTTCCTCAAGCCGCAATCATTCTTGTAGAAAGCAATCCTTCAAGACTTTTGGCGGCCCTTAATGAAACTGACTGGGAAAACATATTCAGCCACAAAAACCTTATTCTTGCCGTTGGCGCTTCAAAGGAACAGACGCAATCTCTTTTGGATCGGTACAATGCCAAAGAAATTTTTGTATTCAAAAACAATGCGCAGATTCAGCATGACCGTGATTTTTTTTCTGCAGTAGAAGAAACTCTTGCTGAAGGAAAACAAAGAGACAGTGTAAACGAAAAAACGCTCGAGAAATTCAGCAGGCTTTGGCTCAAAAACAGCTGCATCAATGCAAAACAGATTATTCTCTGCGACACAATACAGAAATTCCGCAATAAATTCAGCGGCCTTCCATTTTTGATTCTTGCGGCAGGCCCTACACTTTCTGACACATTGCTTCTTTTAAGACAGATTTCACAAAAAACGGTAACTGTCTGTGTAGATACAGCCCTTCATTCATGCCTTCAGTACGGAATTGAACCAGACTTTATCCTGCTGTCTGACCCGCAGTATTACTGTTCGCTTCACCTTGAATTCTTGAAGTCTCCATCTTCTGTTCTTGTTACAGAAATTGCCGCCTGGCCTTCTGTGTTCAGATTCAATTGCCGCGAAAAAGTACTTTACGCCTCGCAGTTCCCGATCGGGCAATACTTTGAGTCACGGATGAGCAAAAGCGGGTCGCGGGGCTGGGGACTTGGAGCCGGGGGAAGTGTTTCTACAACTGCATGGGATTTTGCACGTTACTGCGGAGCAAATGTTATTTTTATGGCCGGCTTGGATCTGGGTTTTCCAAAGGGACAGACGCATATAAGAGGATCCCAGTTTGAACAGAAAGCCCATGAAGTTTCGTCAAGATTAAATACGGCAGAAACTGAAGGAACAGTGGCCTTGATAAACGGTGCGCTCATCAAAAAACAGGACTATTGCGGAAACGGAATATTTACCGACAAAAAAATGCTGCTTTTTGCACAATGGTTCAAAAAAAACTGTACAGAAGCGGCTCTAGGTGGGCTTGATACATATTCTCTTTCAGACAAAAGCCTCTTTATCGAAGGAATAAAAACAGAACTTCCAAAAGCCCTGCTGGATCTTCCCGACATCAGGCAAAAAAAGAATTCAATACTGTGCGAAAATTCACAGACGATCAATGCAGACAAAAGTGAATTCATGCATATTCTAAATGAATTTCTTTACGAATTAAACGAACTGTCAGATATTGCCCGCGAAGGAATAAATTTCTGCAACAGGGCACTGGCAGCACCTGAAAAAACAGACAGAATTCTCTACACTCTTTCAGATTTGGACAAAAAAATTCTGGCTTCCGGCGCAAAACAGGCTGCAGAACTCGTTTTTCCGACAAAGAGCCGGCTGGAATTTCTTACAAAAGATATAAATACCGGCGAAACATCCGGCCAGATTCAGTTTTCGAGAATACTCTATGAACAACTTTATACATCTGCAGAAGAATGCAAAAAGTTTTTAAATAAAAGCATCTTACTATAAAGTTTTTCTGGCGCTCACCGATAATATTATCGTGTTGTGATTTCCTTTACACAGGCGGTTCTTTTTAGACATCCAGACGCCTGTGTAAAGTACAACTCCAGAACCACATCCAGGTTCAGGAGAAATAAGATCTCCGTTGGAAAGGCCAAAGATTCTTAGCTTTGGTCTTTTCGTTTTTTAAATGGGCATTTGCATTTACAGGTTCAGTTTTGCATATAACATGCCGATATTATATAGAAGACACATGAGAACTTCGGGAGACGAAAATGAATACCTATGAAATTTCAGAATTAAAGCCGAACACTTATTTTAACAAACCTCTCATGCTGGACAAGTCTTTTTTACTCGTAATGCCGCCCAGTCCCCTTACGGGCGAACAGATTAGGGCTCTAAAAGAATGGAATTTCACACAGGTCTATACAGAAGGAAAAATCAGTATAGCCCAAACTGCAGAAGCAGAAGCCTTTCAAAATAAAAAGAGCGCAGTTTCAGATCCCGCAAAAAAAGCAGTTCTTGGAAAAACAGAATCAGTAGACCTTTCGGAATATCTTGACGAATCTGATGACAGACTCACTGTTCCGCCTCCTCAAAAACCTGAACCAAAACCAACTGTTACTGAAGAACCCGAAATTCCGGTAAAAAAAGAAAACGCATTTGCCCTTGCCCAGGAAAACATTAACCATAAAATTATGGCAGAAGCAGATGACAAAAAAAAGTTCGAAATTGTCCAGGCTGTCTACAAAGAATATATGGCTTATATAAATGCAATGTTTACCCGCTACGCAACACATAAAGAGCTTAACATAAAGGAAATAAGTGAAACCGTAGGCGAACTCTGCACTTTTGTACGTGAAAACACACGCTATATTCTGCGTATTTCTCCCAGTTACGAAGCGCGCAACAAAAACTTTCTGGTAACACACAGCATGCGTTCCACAGTTCTTGCAATTACAATCGGACTCCAGCTGAATATGAATGCAGACAAGCTTATTGAACTGGGTGTTGCCGGCATACTGCATGAACTCGGTCAGATAAGACTTCCACCGCAACTTTACATGAACGACAAGCCGCTTACTCCCATGGAAAAGTCACAGATGATGACCCACACAATTCTTGGATTCAACATTCTTAAAGAAGCAAATTTCCCGCTGAGCATTCAGCTTGGTGTACTTGACCACCACGAGCGTGAAACAGGAACAGGTTACCCGCGGCATCTTACAGGCGAAAATATATCCCTCTACGGAAAAATAATTGCAGTTGCCTGTTCATTCGAAGCAATAACGACGCCAAGACACTACAAGGAAGCAAAAACCACTTACGAAGCCATGATTGAACTTTTGCGCAACGAAAACCATCAATATGACGACACGGTTGTAAAAGCGCTTCTGTACAGCATGTCACTCTACCCCATCGGAGCCTATGTCTATCTTGCAAACGGAAAAGCCGCACAGGTAACAGATGTAACTCCAGGAAACCCGCGCAATCCGGTTGTTCAGATTATGGGTGAAGAAGACGCAGACGGAAACCCAATTACCGTACAGACAAATGAAACCAATCTGAAAATACTGCGTCAGATGAACGAAAAGGAATCTGCAGATTTGATTGCCGCACTGAAGACCATAAAAAAATAAAATACAGGGTGTAATTTCAGCAGGCTGTCATTTTTATCCGCTATGTTAATTAAAGAAGCAGCGTATTTTTTCGACTTCGGACTTGAATTCTTCGTCAATTACAGGGGGATGGTCGTTGAAATACAGAATCTGGTGAAGTTCTTCCTGCGTATGTACTCCCCAGACAGGAACAACGTTTTCATACTGGTGCAAAAACCCCAGAGCAAGAGGAACATTGCTTACAATACCGCCGTTAAGAGGTTGCATGGCAATACACCCTATATCATTTTCATCGCACATTTTTACAAGTGAAAGAGTATTCTCAGAAGAAATCATATTAAAAGGAAACTGAACGGTTTCATAAAGACCGCTTTTTATGGCTTCTTCGGCAAGATCAAGGTTTTCTGAAGCAATTCCAAAATGCCTTATAACTCCCCTGTCTCGCAGAGAACATAGTTCGTTGTAAATACCGTCGCGGCCGTCTTTTTGAGCAAGAACAGAAGGATTTTCAAGCTGGTAAAGGTCAATAAAATCTGTATTAAGTGCCTGCAGGCTTTCCTGAAGATCAGAGCGCAGTTCCTGTACACTCTGAGCGGCAGTTTTTGTAGCAAGGATTACATTATGCCTTATACCGTGAAGGGCCGCTCCAAGTCTCTGTTCACATTCCGGTTTGGAACGGGAAGTGTCAAAAAAATTCATTCCGCCGGAATAAGCCTGATGAACAATAGCACAGGCCTTTTCTTCTGCTTCGGCACCGCAGGAGTTTATTTCAGGACAGTCAAGGCTCATGGCACCGAATGCTGTTCTGCTTACAAGAAGATTTGATTTTCCAAGCGCAACGTATTCCATTTTTCCACCAGAAAGAGCGGGCTGTCCAAAAGAAACAAAGTGTTTCAAAACTTTTGGACAGCCGCAAGTGTTATTTTTCTTTAGCCTTTTTAGTCGCGAACCACACTCTTGTAGTTACGGATTGCATTATGAATAAAGCCTGTAAGTTCTGAAAGCTTTACACGTTCCTGCTTCATGCTGTCACGGAAACGTACGGTAACTGTTTCGTAATTGGGACTTGCTGAATCAAGTGTATCATAGTCAACAGTAACGCAGTAAGGTGTTCCGATTTCGTCCTGGCGGCGGTATCTCTTTCCTACAGTTCCGCTCTGGTCGTAGTCGGTCATGAAATCTTCTTTAAGCATATTGCGGATTTCCTGTGCCTTTTCTGCAAGTCCGTCCTTTTTCATAAGAGGAAGAACTGCTACAGTTACAGGAGCAAGACGCGGGTCAAAGTGAAGAACTGTTCTGTAGTCGTCCTTACCGTCTGTTCCAACATTTTCTTCTTCGTAAGCTTCACAGAGGAACATAAGAAGGTTGCGGTTAAGACCGGCAGAAGTCTCTATTACATAAGGAATAAAGCTCTTGTTTCCGTCTTCCTGGTCAATATAGGACATATCCTTTCCGCTGAATTTTGAATGCTGTGTAAGGTCAAAGTCAGTTCTATTGTGGATTCCTTCAATTTCTTCAAAACCAATCGGGAACTTGTACTGAACATCGTATGCGTCCTTTGCATAGTGGGCAAGCTTGTCATGGTGGTGCCACTGAAGGTGACTTTCGGCAATACCATACTTGAGGTAGAATGCCCAGCGCTCTTTTCTCCAGCGTTCGAATGTTTCTACATCAGTTCCTTCCTTGCAGAAATATTCCATTTCCATCTGCTCGAATTCGCAGGTACGGAAAATAAAGTTCTTGAAGATAATTTCGTTACGGAATGACTTACCGACCTGTGCTACACCAAACGGAATCTTCATGCGGTTTGACTGAACAATATTCTTGAAGTCAACAAAAATTCCCTGACAGGTTTCAGGACGCAGGTAAATAAGGGATGCATCGGTTGCAACAGGTCCAAGATGTGTCTTGAACATAAGGTTGAATTCACGTACATCAGTGTAATTGTGTTTTCCGCAGGTAGGACAGTGGATGCCTTTTTCGTCAATAAAAGCCTTCATTTCTTCGTGGCTCATTGTATCAACAGGCTTTGGCGGAACAATTGAATGTGCAGAACAGAAATCTTCAATAAGCTGGTCTGCGCGGAAACGAGCCTTGCATTCTGTACAGTCAATCATAGGGTCGGAAAAGTGGCCTACGTGTCCTGAAGCTTCCCATGTTTTGTGGTGCATAAAAATGGAAGCATCAAGACCAACTACATCATCATGAAGCTGTGTCATTTCCTTCCACCAGGCAGCCTGAATGTTCTTCTTTAAATTTACACCAAGCGGACCGTAATCCCATGCACCGGCCTGACCGCCGTAAATTTCACTGGACTGGTAAACAAATCCGCGGCGCTTGCAAAGGCTTATAATCTTATCAAGCGTGCATGAATGATCGACTTTCTTTTCCATAACTTTTAAACTCCTATAGGCCGGCACCGGATTGCACTGGCCAAAGCCACTTCTGGCAAGATATTTTGGAAAGTCTATCACAAAGCAGGGTTCTTGACTACTGTTTGCAGCTTACTGTTTCCACGGCATGAAAAGGGAACGCAACTTTCTGTCGCCTACAATGCGCCTGTCTTTGGCAAGAAGGTCTCCCCACGGAACATTCTTTCTTTCCTGAGGCGTAAGGTCCGGGTTAACTTCAAGCCAGTCATACTTGTAAAGGCGCAGCCTGAGTGCATTCGTATTTGTAATGATTATTCCGCTCATTCCGGGAACAAGTCCAAGTGTAACTACAGAAAGCACAATGTTAAGCACGTTTACCAGGGCTACACCAAGCGTAAAGGCGGGATTGTCAAAGAAAATTATATACGACTTTTTAAGGCGTTTTACAAAACTGTTTCCCATAAGCGATCTGACTGGAAGAAACCACTGCAGGGCAAGTATTGTAATTACAATAAACCAGAAAATAAGTGCCGCAAGCAGAAGGTAGACAAAACCCGCTGTTCCACCGGCCCTGTACATGTTAAAATAGTACGGAATGCTTACAAATGCGATTCCCGCAAGAAGAGCCGACAACAGTCCAAAAAGTACACCGTCTTTAATAGAAGGAACTACAGACTTAAAATAGTCCAAAAAGCGCGGTGTATCAAAAGACGCAACATCGGCCGCATTGCTTCCTTCTGCAAATGAAAAAATGCTTATAAGAATGCACGAAACCGCAACGGCTGCAAATGTACACACATTTCTTGCAAGTTCCCCTTCCGGAACAGAAACCGCAGCAAAGCACAAAAATGCAGAAAGTGCAAGTACAACCAGTGAAATAAGATTGCAGGCAATAACATGAAAGAGATTGTCCCAGACATCAAAAAAGTTCTTTTTAAAGAAGAATTTAAACATGTTAAAATACTAATATAATCACAGTTTACAGTCAACAAAAAAATATGCTAGACTTTACGAATGGAATATTCAGTTTCGTCAGTTTTATCGCTTATTTCCCACATACACG
Proteins encoded in this window:
- a CDS encoding peptidoglycan DD-metalloendopeptidase family protein encodes the protein MFYVDTLSMEIINCSDFSGYGKRFENRSFLNFSFGKASGARHTSRSVAAHSVSLNRSLRYFNFHSFLSEAEGRCVLAARKLRSFIKSHASVIPFIALAAFVPFIVSVLLSFSEGFARRVDLGISAADNYVFLDSAMTDFAFERIGYFDTDGNVFSENGLPVSAKASFKEPVVFSEYTVRPGDTISGISLKFGLSNISTLIAVNKIDNVRSVRSGTKIRIPSVDGLVHTVSSGESLGSISSRYGVSIEDILDVNDMASDVLKTGSQLYIPGARLDKNTLRRAMGETFICPLTVRWRLTSKFGYRKDPFSGVDSHHTGIDMACPTGTSIRPAMNGTVAAAGFHKIYGNYVIIRHFDGYQTLYAHMSKILVSKGDEVSVGTKIGLVGSTGYSTGPHLHFSVYKNGRLVDPATVLK
- a CDS encoding penicillin-binding protein — translated: MTGFFRKGRVIFCLVFCAAIMIVVYAKFFSLALGKQPAPRVRVPVVERGAIVDRNGKQLAVQTDFFHIGVTPSKIRSPETFSLLVAGTLEMDPAEIESKIRTATNPNFTYIKKKISRAQRDELQKILSESEFADFVKFDKIPGRIYPENSLASQLIGYMGDAGRGLSGIEYSQQSVLQPEPKPGETGTIHGDNIYLTIDADLQYKLEKIAKNAMETTMAENIMLIAANAVNGEILSYVSLPSANLNAYSFADKEETIDRPAVAAYEPGSVFKIFSVASFLDAGSITPDDSFLCDGIYQRKTNLGETITIKCLDHHGWINARTALKYSCNDALAQMSERMETNTFLSYIRKFGFGERTGVELPAETRGSVKNVNDRYWSARSKPTMSIGQEISVSALQMVQAATALANGGVPIQLTVIQRITDVDGNIKYIHKPQTKERVLNAASAQYLLSCMETTAKSGTGTRAALGDISIGVKTGTAQMADTVHGGYSDTDFLSNCMAIFPIEKPEIILYIVIEKAKGETYAGRIVAPVIAEAADEIIDHLGMTRNGAASLEHSGKITIKDNAPLALVPGRPMPNFLGRPKCDIIPLLETANIKITGEGWVVAQNPQPGMPYTENTEIELTFE
- a CDS encoding polysaccharide deacetylase family protein produces the protein MNARIKIISAFLSVVLCTGVGFKAHAGVLFSDLSLGSKDALLFTVKNDIPGTKKYESVFLTKLGKNSTLDSPKILTCFPEKMEVLDEGKNLQVRNRYGTAWYSFSEDKLTWISRAEKLPVGYSAVNSQSVSPDGRWICFVRADGICRGSLVIMNAVAMEERILVDSQTLGGSDVNIRWSPDSRFLLYENNGSIYFETPESLFKNVRLSESYRRIGQGYIDCVRWTEEGDILYINGDIIYRIYGNELYTRGLYASLVGNGTIVGRLSSAFDSMHDKFFCDPNGTQIITITGNNLITYCTLGSVGYDYAKINAIYPLSALGGNPFSYDVFWTSERKPLLWIDMISYSSGKKVSSLFTLFDRMARLFETENSVAPVLSPDRRFVAYSGPKKLCIFDALSQKPRTEVAGEEIHSLAWRDSRNLIAGGENSVRVFRVPSSESAKTESSFLFLSSAQNCGWERDSVYAVSSGKKYFYKEASSVWSEAKLNSGTEIFSEKNGKFRVFTGTSLNKLFDNAIYVRSLSGGTTTYSVFPETDEEKPDAKKIALVFDATDSADGVAFVLNSVNFYGIKTTFFINGEFIRRYPLETVQLAYGADCASGFYSNANLVSDDFAIDADFIRRGLVRNEDEFFSATGKELALLWHAPEYRSSELMRKAGSDAGYRYVNALSAENDCESSIEKILSSLSDGTVLSVNVGKSGKARSEYVFEKINYLIASILDSGYEIVDVREIIK
- the lepB gene encoding signal peptidase I, with the translated sequence MSKLLKTAVKCAFLGFAAGLFLKLFAVDILTVSGKSMLPTLRDGQTIAVSKLAYGPVKPFGDSVFFNWNKPKVNDIITYLHDGNLVVKRCAAVSGNTLEFSLNSGYNLIVGSKKYPLSENQYHLLCRTDRVPEGTVLALGDNPAQSVDSRAYGFVPEKNVIGRVIIK
- a CDS encoding HD-GYP domain-containing protein, with translation MNTYEISELKPNTYFNKPLMLDKSFLLVMPPSPLTGEQIRALKEWNFTQVYTEGKISIAQTAEAEAFQNKKSAVSDPAKKAVLGKTESVDLSEYLDESDDRLTVPPPQKPEPKPTVTEEPEIPVKKENAFALAQENINHKIMAEADDKKKFEIVQAVYKEYMAYINAMFTRYATHKELNIKEISETVGELCTFVRENTRYILRISPSYEARNKNFLVTHSMRSTVLAITIGLQLNMNADKLIELGVAGILHELGQIRLPPQLYMNDKPLTPMEKSQMMTHTILGFNILKEANFPLSIQLGVLDHHERETGTGYPRHLTGENISLYGKIIAVACSFEAITTPRHYKEAKTTYEAMIELLRNENHQYDDTVVKALLYSMSLYPIGAYVYLANGKAAQVTDVTPGNPRNPVVQIMGEEDADGNPITVQTNETNLKILRQMNEKESADLIAALKTIKK
- a CDS encoding motility associated factor glycosyltransferase family protein, yielding MSSLLNKNLKLLKERFPGLSELWQDCTPAPLQIVSAKNGQPTVIENNIPLHSKYNPQKEAEEAVKAFDENKYSAAVFLGFGLGYAPVAFAKRFPQAAIILVESNPSRLLAALNETDWENIFSHKNLILAVGASKEQTQSLLDRYNAKEIFVFKNNAQIQHDRDFFSAVEETLAEGKQRDSVNEKTLEKFSRLWLKNSCINAKQIILCDTIQKFRNKFSGLPFLILAAGPTLSDTLLLLRQISQKTVTVCVDTALHSCLQYGIEPDFILLSDPQYYCSLHLEFLKSPSSVLVTEIAAWPSVFRFNCREKVLYASQFPIGQYFESRMSKSGSRGWGLGAGGSVSTTAWDFARYCGANVIFMAGLDLGFPKGQTHIRGSQFEQKAHEVSSRLNTAETEGTVALINGALIKKQDYCGNGIFTDKKMLLFAQWFKKNCTEAALGGLDTYSLSDKSLFIEGIKTELPKALLDLPDIRQKKNSILCENSQTINADKSEFMHILNEFLYELNELSDIAREGINFCNRALAAPEKTDRILYTLSDLDKKILASGAKQAAELVFPTKSRLEFLTKDINTGETSGQIQFSRILYEQLYTSAEECKKFLNKSILL